The Taeniopygia guttata chromosome 1A, bTaeGut7.mat, whole genome shotgun sequence DNA window TTAGTTTTAATGATAtatgtatttttgaaatataGCAAAACCGATTTCCCTTaagaacttttttctttaataaaggggactaaaatggaaatataatatacaaaatctgaattttttatttttgctttattgcTGGATTTTTGTAAAGACCATACATAATTCTGTCCTTAAGGGCTGGAGAATATCCAAGACTAGATTTTTCAGAATATTATGAGCTGTAGGCCTCAAATGGTGATGCCTTTCAAAAGTTGTTGTAAGTACTGCAGATTTCTCCATGTTTTTATATTAATCACAGCCTTCCTATGCAAGAAGTCCttagaaatgtttgttttcacaCTGGATTTTTATTTGCAATGGATTTTGCTGTGACATCAGATATTTGAATTTGCAATATTGGTTTTAATATTGATAAGAACAAATGTAGTTTATATTCAATGTAGTATCTGATTTTGCAAACCATATAATAAATCACTCCTGTGAATGATGATTAGTTAATAAAATACTAAGTTGTATACacagtaataataatatatatactTTAATACTAATATAAATATTAGTGTTTAAACGTAGGATTGTGTTCAAAGTGATATGTCTAAAAGCAAGAACACATAActtaaatgtaaattaaatcTAAACCTGATTGATTATAAAAAGTAATATGACTGactataaaaaaatatttgggttttgaTATTTTGACCCTAAATGTAACTTTATTGtgaataaactttaaaaatacttgtagTTTATAGCAACTTGAGTGTAagtgtaatttaaaattataattaacaTTCATGATAATTTTTCTAGTATATTTATTCCacagtatttttaattgcttttcaaATAATCATGTTGCCAATGAAGTTCATAAATTGAACCTTTAAATTAATACTTTTACCTAATTCTGAAATCACTGAGTTAAATTAGCAAAACCAGTAAATTCCACCTACTTCTATTATTGAGATccttaacaaaaataaagatcACATCATATTATTAAAATCATGAGACTTTGGGATGCTTGTTCTAAATTGCCAGTGTTGGGGACAGTTTCTAAAATTGTCAGCTCAGAGTAGAGCTAAGGTGACCTGTATTTTGGAGAGGGAGCTGTGTTTTAGCCAAACACTGAGTTACATTCACTAAGTACAGAGCATTTCACAGCTGCAAGAAGCAGGAATGAAACTGGCCTAGAAATACTTTCCATAggatatttttagtatttttgttatttatagAAGGAGTTAGAAATGCTTGTGGGTCAGAATGAGGTAGAAGGATGTGGAAGGTAGGCTGACTAAGGGTGTTTAAttagggaggagaaggaaaacattGGTTCTGATGGTCAGTCAGGAATGCCTGCCTTGTTTGCTTCCTTTAATCAATGGCTGACCATCGTGCCTTCCTCCCTGCAATTACACTGCCCTACCAGCAGCTTACTCTGCACAATTTACCaagaaacttctttttttttttttttcttaatgaggTACTCATAACTcattctttagaaaaaaaaattcacattttaattgCCAGGAGGCATTAggaatttatatataaatatatacacacgcgttatgtatttatttttttaggaaaagGAGGATGACAAATCAGACACATCAAGCTCTCAGCAACAGAAAAGTCCACAAGGTCTGAGTGACACCGGGTATTCTTCTGATGGGATATCAAGTTCACTTGGTGAAATTCCAAGTCATATCCCCACTGATGAAAAGGATTTACTCAAAGAAACTAGTAAAAAAGTCACTGTTTCACAAGAAAGTCCACCAAGCCCCTCAGATCTAGCTAAATTGGAAAGTACTGTACTCTCAATTTTAGAAGCTCAGGCAAGCACTCTTTCTGatgaaaaatctgcaaaaaGCAAAGACCTTTCTGAAACATATGGTGAACAGACAAAGGATCAACTTAAAACAAAGCCTTTGCCCGTCACTCCAGAATCTTACAGTTCAGATGAGGAAGACTTAAAAGCTATCAAAACAAGTGAAGGAACCATTGTAGAAGAGGGCAAAGGAACTGCCTCCTCCCAGGCAGACTACAAAGAAGAACATGAAGGAGATGACATATCAGTAAGAAGACAGCAACGCTATGACTCTGTGGAAGACAGTAGTGAGAgtgaaaactcacctgtcccaaggagaaaaagaagaacaaGTGTTGGTTCTTCAAGCAGTGATGAGTACAAACGAGATGACAGTCAGGGATCAGGTgatgaggaagacttcattaGAAAACAGATTATAGAGATGAGTGCTGATGAAGATGCTTCAGGTTCTGAAGATGATGAATTCATTAGAAATCAGCTCAAAGAGATCAGTGCAGCTGAAAgccaaaagaaagaagaagtgaaaagcaaagccaaaggaacagctggaaaacacagaagaCTGGCACGGAAAAGTAGTGCAGGCTATGATGAGGATGCAGGAAGAAGGCACTCATGGCACGATGATGATGACGAGACTTTTGATGAAAGCCCAGAGCCAAAAtacagggaaagcaaaagtcAAGACAGTGAAGAACTTGCAGTATCTGGAGGAGGAGGCCTTCGACGTTTCAAAACAATAGAACTAAATAGTACAATAACAAACAAATATTCTGAAGTATCTGAACCGCAAAaaggtattttatattttgatgAAGAGCCTGAGCTAGAGATGGAGAGTCTTACAGATTCACCCGAAGATAGATCTAGAGGTGAAGGATCTTCTAGTTTACATGCTTCTAGTTTCACACCAGGTACATCTCCTACTTCAGTGTCATCACTTGACGAAGACAGTGACAGTAGTCCTAGTCACAAAAAACTGGGAGGAGAGAGCAAACAACAGCGCAAAGCAAGGCATCGGACACATGGTCCTCTTCTTCCCACTATTGAAGATTCttcagaagaagaagaactacGGGAAGAGGAGGAACTGCTAAAGGAACAAGAGAAACAACGTGAATTAGAACAGCAACAAAGAAAAAGTTCTagcaaaaaatctaaaaaggATAAGGATGAACTCAGAGCCCAGAGGAGACGGGAACGTCCAAAGACTCCACCAAGTAATCTTTCTCCCATTGAAGATGCATCTCCAACAGAAGAATTACGACAGGCTGCAGAAATGGAAGAGCTGCACAGATCTTCTTGTTCTGAATATTCACCCAGCATTGAGTCAGAACCTGAAGGTTTTGAAATCAGCccagaaaaaataatagaagtGCAAAAAGTTTACAAATTGCCTACTGCCGTCTCTCTATACTCGCCAACAGATGAACAACCAACTGGACTCCCAAAAGAAGAGAGTGGTCAAAAGACATTGAAAAGTGCTGAAGAGGTATATGAGGAGATGATGCATAAGTCCAAATCATTTCAAATGTCAAATGAAAAAGATGAAGTATTTGAAAAAGAATCTTTATATGGTGGAATGCTAATAGAGGATTATATTTATGAATCTTTAGTAGAGGATTCTTACAATGGAACTATTGATACTAGTCTTGTTATGAGACAAGATGAGAGCAGTGAATATATacaacagagaggaaaagagaaaaaaccaagAGCTCCAGAACAGGTCTATGATGAACTACAGAAAATTAGTGATCTAGAGAAAGACTACTATAGTGTTGAGACTTTACATACTATTGTGCCTCAAGAAGATATTGTTTCTAGTTCTTACATTATCCCAGAAAGTCATGAAATAGTTGTATTAGACAGCACAGTAACTTCCACCGTTGAGGAAAAGCATTTGTTAGATGCAGAAGCTGCTTATGAAGAGCTtatgaaaaggcagaaaatgcaGCTAACCCCAGGGTCTAGTCCAACACAACCAGCTTCAGATTTCATTCCCACATCTGATACAAAGGTATCTGGTGGTGGAGAAATAGTGGATAGTACATCTTTAACATCAAGCACTACTTCAGCAATCTCAGATGTATCACCTGTCAGTAGCACAACACTTTCTATTCCAGATGTTAAAATAACACAGCATTTTACAGCAGAGGAAATTGAAGATGAATACTTAACAGATTATGCCAGAGAAAttcaagaaataatttctcatgAAACATCAATATTAACATACTCCGAGACATCAGAAGGTGCTGCATCCGTTTTACCTTCTGATACAGCTTCCTTAACATCATCTACATCTTCAGTTTCTACCACAGATAGTTCCTCACCTCTAGATAGTGCAAGCACAGGTTTTGTAGGTCCGGCAGATGGTGTAAGTAAACCAGCAGATTCTGAAGGTGTCAGGATAGTAACACAAGTTCCCTTGACATCTGCAAAAGAGTACTCTGAAGTGAGCATGCCTTATGAATCTATTGCCGGAGCCACTAAAAAACCATCTCTTGAATCAGATGCAGAGAGTGTGGAGCAAACTGCAGTTTGTTTGCCTGAAACTGCACCTTTAGTGGTGGCATCTACAGTTACAAAATCCAAGGAATATGCAGCTGACATCATTACCTTTGATACCTCTaaagcagagaaggaagcaGCTAGAAAAATCAAAAGTACAGTAGAGGCTGGTAGTGTCAAAATTCATCATGAAGAGCCACACAAAGAATTGGGTGTTGACATGACAAGGATTGGTTTGACTAATATTGCATCTGAGCAACCACCTATATGTATAGCACCAGTGCCAGTTACACAGCCTGCATCAGAAACATCTTCTGTGCTCACTCAGAGTGTTGTAAGTAAGACCAGCATGGTCTCTGTgccttcctcagctcctgctgtttCAGCCAAAGTATTCTCTCTTTTTAGAAGCTCTTCTTTGGATTCTCCTGCTCAtcctcctccacccccacctcctcctcctccaccacctcctccaCCACCATTACCACCACCACCTATTTTACCCAAGCCAGCCATTTATCCCAAAAAGAAGTCACAGATTAAGGCTCCAGCAGCAACAGCTCCCACAGTGGTACCTCCAGTCACAAGTGTTCCAACACTAGAGTCCACAGCTGTATTAAAGGACCATGTGGTGCCTGTCACAAAAACATATACCCCAACACCACCTCCTGTACCACCCAAACCATCCTCCATTCCAGCAGGGCTTGTTTTCAGTCACAGGCCACCTGAAGCAACTAAACCTCCAATTGCTCCTAAACCAGCAATTCCTCCACTCCCAATAACTGTTCATAAGCCAGCAGAAACACAGCCCAAACCAGTAAGTTTGTCATTGACTTCAAGTATGACTCTAAATTTGGTATCCACAGCTGACTACAAAATACCGTCTCCCACTTCCCCTTTGTCTCCACACTCTAACAAATCTTCACCAAGGTTGGCAAAACCCTCACAGGAAACCTATGTTGTCATCACATTGCCATCTGAGCCTGGAACTCCCACTGAAGCTATAACTAGCCAGGCTGTTACCAGCTGGCCTTTAGAAGCACCTTCTAAAGAACAGATTCCCCAGCCTATGCAACCAGTTTTTACTACAACCATGAAAACTATGGATATTCAAAGTATGGCAGGTCAGAGTATGCATATTTCAGGTGCACTGCAAGATATTCCTATGACAACACAATCAACTTTTGAAAAAATACCTAGTTCAAAATCAGAAGTAGTAACAACAGACATAACCAAGACCACAGTGTCTGTGGTTAAGGGTCCAGTGCCTGGTTATGGTTTAGGTAGTGTTGCTATTACTATACCTCCAGAGCCACTACATATTGTAGACCAACCCAGATACAGAGAGAATGGAAGATTCCATCCTTTGGGCGATGTCATAGATCTTCGCACTTTAACTAAGATGGACATTGAAATGAGAGACAGCTGTATGGATCTCTCTGCTGTTTCCATGGATGTAAGAAGGCAAATGCCAGCAAGTGACACAGGTGGACGGCCAGTAAGTACTGTCCAGCCATCCATAATAAATCTTAGCACTGCATGTGTTGCTGACACTCCTCTGCCTGCAGTCACTGAGACAGTGACTGTAATGACTTGCACTGCCACTGTGAGCTACACCACCAGCACAGACAGCCTCGTGGATCTGGGACACGCGATGACAACGCCGCTTCAACTAACAACATCAAAACACTTTGAGCCTGCATACAGAGTAACAGGCAGCCAGGCCTTCTCTGTAGGTAGAGATGAAGTGCCAATAAATTTATCTCTAGGTACTTCAACACAGGCAGTGACATGGGCTACTACAAAGCCTGTTACTGTACCACCTGTTGGGGTTACAAATGGTTGGACTGATCTCTCCACTTCTCAGGAGCCAGCAGAGAGTGGAGTAGTTGACCTTAGCACTACAAAATCCCACAGAACAGTAGTAACAATGGATGAAACTGCTTCAGGCATCATAACAACAGTAATAGAAGATGATGAAAAGCCTGTAGATCTGACTGCAGGGAGAAGAGCTGTCTGCTGTGATATGGTTTATAAATTGCCATTTGGTAGGAGCTgtacagcacagcagcctcctACGACACTTCCTGAAGATCGCTTTGGCTACAGAGATGACCATTATCAGTATGATCGTTCAGGGTCATACGGTTACCGAGGAATTGGAGGTATGAAACCATCTATGTCTGACACAAATTTATCAGAAGCTGGACTATTTGCATACAGAAGCAAGAATAGCTTTGATTATCGTGTTGGGGCAACTGATACAGCAGTAGATCTTACTTCTGGAAGAGTAACTACAGGTCAGTATGACACAGCAGCAGATCTCtctttgaaatataattttgatgTTCCTCACCTCatttcaggataatttttttattgttttttcctctccttctgttattttgttttcttttggacaGTGTGACAAATTATTCCGGATTACAcgtgtttttcatttcttcattttacGTATGTGTTTGCACAGAGGTGCCTGCATGTGCCTGCATGTTCAGAAATGCTGTTTCCTTCACATCTAAAATAGATCATTAACCTGAAGATTTGCATGCGGTTTCCCCTTCCCATTTATTTCATCAAGATGGGATGACTTTCAGAATCCGCAAAGCAGCATTCTTTTGTGGGACTGGACTGTAACTTTGCCCTGTAATTTCAGGTGAGGTTATGGATTACTCAAGCAAGACTACAGGTCCATATCCAGAGACTCGGCAGATTTCTGGCCTCGGGCTCAGTACACCACAGTATTCCCAAGCAAGAATGGTGTCATCTGTGGGTTCCCAGTTTGGTGCTGGAAGTGTTTTAAGATCATCCAATGGTGTTGTTTATTCTTCAGTCGCAACTCCAATCCCATCCACATTTGCCATCACCACACAACCCGGTTCTATTTTCAGTACAAGTGTCAGAGATTTACCTACTCTCCAAACAATTGACTCAGTGCCCTCTTTATCAACTTTGCAACAGACTCAACCACTCCCAAGATCATATAGTTTCTTGACAACTGTTGCAGCTGAAAAAGATAAAGCAATTACTGCCATTGGTATGGAGACGGGTTTACCACCTCATTCTATAGAAACTATTACCACTGAGCCAACCAGCTTGATACCTGCTTTAACTACAGCATCTGAAGTTTATACAGATGTAATTGATGATGAGGTTGCCCTTCTCATTGCCCCTGAAGaaggcaaacagcagcagcttgatTTGGAGCGGGAACTTCTTGAGCTTGAGAAAATTAAGCAGCAGCGCTTTGCAGAAGAGCTGGAATGGGAACGTCAGGAAATTCAAAGATTTAGGGAACAGGAAAAGTTTATGGTGCAAAAAAAGCTTGAAGAGTTGCAATCCATGAAACATCATCTCTTATTTCAGCAGGAGGAGGAACGACAAGCTCAGTTTATGATGAGACAAGAGACATTAGCCCAGCAGCAGTTGCAGCTTGAACAATTCCAACAACTTCAACAACAGCTCCACCAGCAGTTAGAGGAGCAAAAACTTCGTCAAATATATCAGTATGGTTATGACCCTTCAGGAACTGGGTCACCACAAACTACCACAGATCAAACACTTTTGGAAGGACAGTATGCAAGCACAGAAAATGGCCAATTTTGGCCTACTGATGACACAACCACTACAGCTTCAGGAGTGCTGGGTATTGAAATTCCACAAAGTCAAGCATGGTATACAGTTCAGTCTGATGGCATTACCCAATACATACCCAGGTCTGGTATCCTAAGCTCAGTTTCAGAAATGTCTCTGAAGGATATTGATGTTAGAGAGGAGAAGCAATTGAAAAAGAGAAGTTCTATGCCAAAATTACGTGGTCCCTATGAGGAGTTTGAGGAGACCCTGGAAGAAGAGCCCcggtgttttaaaaaaatagtagaCAGTGGAGTGCAAACTGATGATGAAGATGGAGCAGAAAGAGGCTACACCAGCAGGAGACGGAGAACTAAGAAGAGTGTTGATACAAGTGTTCAGACTGATGATGAAGATCAAGAGGAATGGGATCTTTCCAGCAAATCCAGACGGAAGCTTCGTATAGGGAAATACAGTGAGACCACCCCTGAGGTAGACAAAGCTAAACCATTCTCCAAGGTATCTAGTATCGCAGTTCAGACAGTGGCAGAGATTTCTGTGCAAACAGAACCTGTAGGAACAATAAGAACACCTTCAATCAGGGCCCGATGGGATGCTAAGGTTGAAATCATAAAGCATATTTCAGCTCCAGAAAAGACATATAAAGGAGAAAGTCTAGGATGTCAAACAGAGACAGCATCAGACACTCAAAGTCCCCAATATCTGTCAGCTTCTTCTCCTCAGAAAGATAAAAAACGTCCAACACCGTTAGAGATAGGATACACATCCCACCTTCGTCCAGACTCCACATTACAGGTAgtcccttcccctcccaaaTCTCCCAAAGTTCTCTATTCACCCATTTCACCCGTTTCACCAAGCAAAGTAATAGAGTCAGCATTTGTACCTTATGAAAAACCCATGACTGATGACATCAGCCCTCAGAAGATGCTGCATGCTGACATGGCCAAGGTTCCTCCATCAAGCCCAAAGACAGCAAAGATGATGCAACGCTCTATGTCTGATCCTAAGCCCCTGAGTCCCACAGCAGAAGACAGTTCCAGATCTCAGTTTCAGTACACTGAGGGTTTTATGGTAAGAAGTATTtgcttgcttcttttttttttttttttaataatatgcAATTCTACAGCTATCAGTACAGCATGAGGACAGGCACACTCATTTCCAATACATGTGTATGTAGTCTTTTTGCATACCTTGCTGAAAAGTCGAGAGGAATTGTCTAAAGCAATGTTTAGTTCATTCACTGCTTTGCCAGGAAACAGAGAAACCCATATCAATAATATTCAGGAAGTAACACAAGAAGTACATTTTCAGAATTTGGATGGCATTTTGTGTTTTATATGGCAATTCATTGCCAGTATAGTGGTTACTGACAAGGcttcagaaaactgaaagcaTTTCCTCTGTAATCATACAACGTCCAGCTCTTCAGCTGGATCCAGCTTCAGAAAATTGAATACATTTCCTTTCTAATCATACAACATCCAGCTCTTGTGGCACAGTCTATAGTGCATTTACCTTGAAATTACTGCATGTGCCTTCTGAGAGGCAGATTACACCAGATTTATAATTGCCTTATTTAGTTGTCCTTTTTGACCCTCATGAGGTTTCTTAGCCATGTGTGATTCTGTGGAAAATCTTCTGTCCCAGTGTGTACATAATTTATCTTTTTCAGACCAAAAGGTCTCATatcaaaaatccatttttaatttgtttattttgggtAAGGAGAATTATCAGGAAGTTATGCAACTTTTGAGGACTGTTTCTTATATATAGGGGTCAGAGGAGGCTGACATCAGTAGgaacaaaattttcatttctgcagtatttcttttccttgagaAGTAAGATTTCGTATTTGGGAATCAGATTGATATTTATGAATAAGAGGAATAAGTCTTAGCAAAAAAAGTACCTTTAAAATATGGAATGGTCTTGGCTGTCCTTTTATCTGAGACCTTCTGTGAGTTGTTGCATCAGTATCTTTTCAGAACTTTGGAAGAGTTGCCGTTcagcaatatttatttttatgttcagTTATCTGTCAATACCAGTGATTAGTACAGACTGGATAGGataaagaggtttttttctctctgtttgaTAATTTGTGGGGCTTTCAAATGCAACATAATCTGGTTATACCCTCCAAGGCTCCCACTGTAAGTAGTTCCTGCAGGTTCACATATTCGTGCAGTATTAAATGCTTCCCATGCTGTTACTGCTTGGAAAACAGTACTTGGAAGTTTGAAGGGAAAGCCACAGTTATGGCATTGGCACTCTGTATAAACATCATTCACTAATGAACAATAAGCACAGTAGGGTAAATAGCATGAGCACTAAAGTTTCATGAAGAGGATTTGGAACAGCCTCTTGAAGAACGTTGCTCATGGATTGTAAGAAAGGGTTGGGTTCTGCTTAATATTGGAGAGTAGGTATAATACTGTAAAATATTATAAAAGTATAGTAAAACTATTTCTGAGAACAAATTATTCAGTTCACTTATTTCACAGATACACATAGGTATTTGATATAAATTGTATCCTTCTATGATGGACGATGAATTCTATAAACCACTCATAGTTTAAAGGTCTTTACAGTAGAGTTTGAACACATACATTAATCTTTAataagacaagaaaaaaaagggcttGTACATCATTATTTCTTATTGTATCAACATGCTTTTGCCTTGAACCCAAACAGCAATGAGCTATATGGTTTTCACTAGTGTGTAGCTATCAGGCAGCAAATAGCCCATGTCTCAAAGTAGTTGCAGCCTAAATAAAGGAGTGGGATATTTTTATGGAACCTAGCAAGTAGACAAAcacaaggaaattaaaaaaaatatccatgAATATAAAGTGGACTGCACTAACTTGGCCATGAAGTAGAGGGTGAGGAAGCTGCTCTGTAAACTTCCCATGACCATCATGGTTGACTTCAGCTTTGATGCTTTGTTAAGCATTAAGCTTGTTGCTCTCTGGTAGACTTTTGTTCATAATA harbors:
- the PCLO gene encoding protein piccolo isoform X7 translates to MGNEASLEGGEGLGAFPEGAAAAGDGGGSAAPLQSLVPAGVEADLSQLSEEERRQIAAVMSRAQGLPRGNLAGAEPPPMQRHPELDTSRHPRQPGKPPDPGPQGLSKSRTVDVLKTEQRAPGRSPSTLSLRESKSRTDFKEDQKPSMMPSFLSEANPLSAVTSVVNKFNPFDLISDSDTTHEEAGRKQKVAPKEQGKPEEQRSPAKHPTQPQSPKPAVQQQGPVRPTVQQTESSKPVPQQQQPGGPKQVQKPGHGQPADAKQEQAKQPPQPRGPQKSQPQPSEPTKPIQQQTSAKPSSGPTKPSPQQPDGTKVTSQTPPPTKPSSQQPGPAKQPSQQPARQGGPVKSSPQQTGPPKQPSQQPGPEKPSAQQTGPAKQPPQPASGKPPLQQTGLVKQMPPQAGPTKPPSQTAGPTKAPAQQAGPTKPPGQQPGPEKPPQQMQAGASQPTEPASKKTFCPICTTTELLLHTPEKANYNTCTQCHTVVCSLCGFNPNPHITEISEWLCLNCQVQRTLGGNLGHGPGPQPLTPKQKTPIPPSAAKPSPQPQPIQKKDVTPKPDTSQSVDLKKPPPQKKPTPLPGSPPVKSKQARAEPTETSQQIDATPKSDQVKPTQAEDKQKQPSVQKPTADTVSTSVAPEQKQDLGGPRPPTQQKVTDSPKPELAKPSQDTHPAGDKPDSKPVPQVSRQKSDPKLASQSGPRPDAKAQKPVEPVQTKDDPKKLPTKPAPKPDTKPAPKSPQAGAGPKPAAAQLAPQPQPPQKPPEQSRRFSLNLGGITDAPKPQPTTPQETVTGKLFGFGASFFSQASNLISTAGQTGSQPSGPPVPGPAAKQPQPPPQPPAPQAAPKEASQAQPLPKAVPVKKEAKPLTTEKPEPSKVDSVLTKGSDLEKKPGLAKDSKPQAAEAKKPDGLSEPEKASQPEMSCPLCKTGLNIGSKDPPNFNTCTECKKIVCNLCGFNPMPHIAEVQEWLCLNCQTQRAMSGQLGDMGKVPLLKTGPQPTSKPPASPQKRPVPAASHSPQKTSTPPTPAAAKPKEEPGVQKEAPKLQQGRLEKTLSADKIQQGIQKEDAKPKQGKLGKAPSADKIQHASQKEDPRIQQTKLTKTASYDRVLQEVQKEDEKLQEVKLAKTSSADKILHRVQKEDIKQEAKLAKVPSADKILQGVQKEDPKLQQMKMAKAVSADKIQPAAHREDTKLQEVKLPKAASVDKIQHGIQKDIKFQHEKIKKTLSVDKIQEEGQKEETKLQRGKLSKTPSADKIPATAADQKIPLSTLEEDKETVLPEKGTPHPEDKKEEIAAEIKDRVAEQKAEVEAPYKGLQAKEQEDVKKKDLTAGISQKVLKAEKAPEEEIPVQTAPLPGTDHMEAVREKIEKEDDKSDTSSSQQQKSPQGLSDTGYSSDGISSSLGEIPSHIPTDEKDLLKETSKKVTVSQESPPSPSDLAKLESTVLSILEAQASTLSDEKSAKSKDLSETYGEQTKDQLKTKPLPVTPESYSSDEEDLKAIKTSEGTIVEEGKGTASSQADYKEEHEGDDISVRRQQRYDSVEDSSESENSPVPRRKRRTSVGSSSSDEYKRDDSQGSGDEEDFIRKQIIEMSADEDASGSEDDEFIRNQLKEISAAESQKKEEVKSKAKGTAGKHRRLARKSSAGYDEDAGRRHSWHDDDDETFDESPEPKYRESKSQDSEELAVSGGGGLRRFKTIELNSTITNKYSEVSEPQKGILYFDEEPELEMESLTDSPEDRSRGEGSSSLHASSFTPGTSPTSVSSLDEDSDSSPSHKKLGGESKQQRKARHRTHGPLLPTIEDSSEEEELREEEELLKEQEKQRELEQQQRKSSSKKSKKDKDELRAQRRRERPKTPPSNLSPIEDASPTEELRQAAEMEELHRSSCSEYSPSIESEPEGFEISPEKIIEVQKVYKLPTAVSLYSPTDEQPTGLPKEESGQKTLKSAEEVYEEMMHKSKSFQMSNEKDEVFEKESLYGGMLIEDYIYESLVEDSYNGTIDTSLVMRQDESSEYIQQRGKEKKPRAPEQVYDELQKISDLEKDYYSVETLHTIVPQEDIVSSSYIIPESHEIVVLDSTVTSTVEEKHLLDAEAAYEELMKRQKMQLTPGSSPTQPASDFIPTSDTKVSGGGEIVDSTSLTSSTTSAISDVSPVSSTTLSIPDVKITQHFTAEEIEDEYLTDYAREIQEIISHETSILTYSETSEGAASVLPSDTASLTSSTSSVSTTDSSSPLDSASTGFVGPADGVSKPADSEGVRIVTQVPLTSAKEYSEVSMPYESIAGATKKPSLESDAESVEQTAVCLPETAPLVVASTVTKSKEYAADIITFDTSKAEKEAARKIKSTVEAGSVKIHHEEPHKELGVDMTRIGLTNIASEQPPICIAPVPVTQPASETSSVLTQSVVSKTSMVSVPSSAPAVSAKVFSLFRSSSLDSPAHPPPPPPPPPPPPPPPPLPPPPILPKPAIYPKKKSQIKAPAATAPTVVPPVTSVPTLESTAVLKDHVVPVTKTYTPTPPPVPPKPSSIPAGLVFSHRPPEATKPPIAPKPAIPPLPITVHKPAETQPKPVSLSLTSSMTLNLVSTADYKIPSPTSPLSPHSNKSSPRLAKPSQETYVVITLPSEPGTPTEAITSQAVTSWPLEAPSKEQIPQPMQPVFTTTMKTMDIQSMAGQSMHISGALQDIPMTTQSTFEKIPSSKSEVVTTDITKTTVSVVKGPVPGYGLGSVAITIPPEPLHIVDQPRYRENGRFHPLGDVIDLRTLTKMDIEMRDSCMDLSAVSMDVRRQMPASDTGGRPVSTVQPSIINLSTACVADTPLPAVTETVTVMTCTATVSYTTSTDSLVDLGHAMTTPLQLTTSKHFEPAYRVTGSQAFSVGRDEVPINLSLGTSTQAVTWATTKPVTVPPVGVTNGWTDLSTSQEPAESGVVDLSTTKSHRTVVTMDETASGIITTVIEDDEKPVDLTAGRRAVCCDMVYKLPFGRSCTAQQPPTTLPEDRFGYRDDHYQYDRSGSYGYRGIGGMKPSMSDTNLSEAGLFAYRSKNSFDYRVGATDTAVDLTSGRVTTGEVMDYSSKTTGPYPETRQISGLGLSTPQYSQARMVSSVGSQFGAGSVLRSSNGVVYSSVATPIPSTFAITTQPGSIFSTSVRDLPTLQTIDSVPSLSTLQQTQPLPRSYSFLTTVAAEKDKAITAIGMETGLPPHSIETITTEPTSLIPALTTASEVYTDVIDDEVALLIAPEEGKQQQLDLERELLELEKIKQQRFAEELEWERQEIQRFREQEKFMVQKKLEELQSMKHHLLFQQEEERQAQFMMRQETLAQQQLQLEQFQQLQQQLHQQLEEQKLRQIYQYGYDPSGTGSPQTTTDQTLLEGQYASTENGQFWPTDDTTTTASGVLGIEIPQSQAWYTVQSDGITQYIPRSGILSSVSEMSLKDIDVREEKQLKKRSSMPKLRGPYEEFEETLEEEPRCFKKIVDSGVQTDDEDGAERGYTSRRRRTKKSVDTSVQTDDEDQEEWDLSSKSRRKLRIGKYSETTPEVDKAKPFSKVSSIAVQTVAEISVQTEPVGTIRTPSIRARWDAKVEIIKHISAPEKTYKGESLGCQTETASDTQSPQYLSASSPQKDKKRPTPLEIGYTSHLRPDSTLQVVPSPPKSPKVLYSPISPVSPSKVIESAFVPYEKPMTDDISPQKMLHADMAKVPPSSPKTAKMMQRSMSDPKPLSPTAEDSSRSQFQYTEGFMSKGSSSMTPSSTQKKVKRTLPNPPPEEATAGTQSPYTSVGSVSRRRICRTTTMARAKILQDIDRELDLVERESAKLRKKQAELDEEEKEIDAKLRYLEMGINRRKEALLKEREKRERAYLQGVAEERDYMSDSEVNNTRSTRIETQHGLERPRTAPQTEFNQFMPPQTQPETQFAPATSPYAQYQYSSPALPTQAPTQFTQQSHYQQQQPLYHQQVSPYQTQTAFQTGATMSFTPQAQPPPSQQPSYQLPSQMMVMQPKPRQTTLYMEPKITTNYDVIRNQPLMIAPVSTDNSYAVSQLGSKYSTLDLRIGLDERNSIASSPISSISADSFYADIDHHHTPRNYVLIDDIGELTKGTGALGSSFSLHEKDLTKTDRLLRTTEARRAQEVSDFLAPLQTSSRLHSYVKADEDPMEDPYELKLLKHQIKQEFRRGAESLDHLAGLSQYYHGEGSYRHFPKSEKYSIGRLTLEKQAAKQLPAALLYQKQSKHKKALIDPKLTKFSPIQESRDLEPDYSSYMTSSTSTLGGITTRARLLQDDITYGLRKNISDQQKYMGPPLTSSIGAGLGTALGPTMRSSLQDEADKSYSSGSRSRPSSRPSSVYGLDLSLKRDSSSSSLRLKAQEAEPLDVSFSHAAPSGRTKPTSLPISQSRGRIPIVAQNSEEESPLSPVGQPMGMARAAAGPLPPISADTRDQFGSSHSLPEVQQHMREESRTRGYDRDIAFIMDDFQHAMSDSEAYHLRREETDWFDKPREPRLENGHILDRRLPEKLSHSRPLSQHQDQINGKPLQYIFPHTRLKLLRDPKDHTVSGNGLGIRVVGGKEIPGSSGEIGAYIAKILPGGNAEQTGKLIEGMQVLEWNGIPLTGKTYEEVQNIIIQQSGEAEICGPEHALGL